A window of the Streptomyces sp. NBC_00250 genome harbors these coding sequences:
- a CDS encoding aldo/keto reductase, with protein sequence MTTTPTPTTPASAAGTWALGDLTVRRVGFGAMRLPQRGEALVEQAVPRDRDEAIAVLRKAVDLGVNHIDTAAFYFSPLRSANELISSALGGPYPDDLVIATKVGPCRDASGAWSEHARTPAALRGQVEENLRQLGRDHLDVVNLRIVGTDSIAERFGALAELREAGLIRHLGVSNITPEQLAEAQSIAPVVCVQNMYGIGVRPEYADFVRLCGEQGIAFVPFYAIAAAGRQGGATAPESPEVLAVAEAHGASPAQVRIAWTLHQGPHLLAIPGTGDPDHLAANVAAGALRLTTEDLALLDTLHREPVPEAP encoded by the coding sequence ACCTCACCGTCCGTCGCGTCGGCTTCGGGGCCATGCGGCTGCCCCAGCGCGGTGAGGCGCTCGTCGAGCAGGCCGTGCCCCGCGACCGCGACGAGGCGATAGCCGTTCTGCGCAAGGCCGTCGACCTCGGCGTGAACCACATCGACACCGCCGCCTTCTACTTCTCCCCGCTCCGCTCCGCCAACGAGCTGATCAGCAGCGCCCTCGGCGGCCCCTACCCCGACGACCTCGTCATCGCCACCAAGGTCGGCCCCTGCCGGGACGCCTCCGGTGCCTGGAGTGAGCACGCGCGTACCCCCGCAGCGCTCCGCGGCCAGGTCGAGGAGAACCTGCGCCAGCTCGGCCGCGACCACCTCGACGTCGTCAACCTCCGTATCGTCGGCACCGATTCGATCGCCGAGCGCTTCGGCGCCCTCGCCGAGCTCCGCGAGGCCGGCCTCATCCGGCATCTCGGCGTCTCCAACATCACCCCCGAGCAGCTCGCCGAGGCGCAGTCCATCGCCCCCGTCGTCTGCGTGCAGAACATGTACGGGATCGGGGTCCGCCCCGAGTACGCGGACTTCGTGCGTCTCTGCGGTGAACAGGGCATCGCCTTCGTACCCTTCTACGCCATCGCCGCCGCCGGCCGTCAGGGCGGGGCCACCGCCCCCGAGAGCCCCGAGGTCCTCGCCGTCGCCGAGGCGCACGGTGCGAGCCCCGCCCAGGTCCGGATCGCCTGGACCCTCCACCAGGGCCCCCACCTCCTCGCCATCCCCGGCACCGGCGACCCCGACCACCTCGCCGCCAATGTCGCCGCAGGCGCGCTCCGGCTCACCACCGAGGACCTGGCCCTCCTCGACACGCTGCACCGCGAGCCCGTTCCCGAGGCTCCCTAG
- a CDS encoding transporter substrate-binding domain-containing protein: protein MTTTPSPAPSAAPALAADLAPTGVLRASVNLGNPVLAQGTPEAPSGITVDLAREIGARLGLPVELLCFDAARKSFEAMADGRADLCFLAVDPARETEVAFTAPYVVIEGVYAVPRGSGLTTVEDVDAPGVRIGVKQGSAYDLFLSRSLAHATVVRGEEGVDTFREEGLEAGAGIRQPMTSYVARNPEVRLIEGRFMEIRQAVGTTVTRAPETVAFLRATVEELKANGFVAESLRRAGQDEALLAPPA from the coding sequence ATGACGACCACGCCGAGCCCCGCTCCCTCCGCCGCCCCCGCTCTCGCCGCCGACCTCGCCCCCACCGGCGTCCTCCGGGCCTCCGTCAATCTCGGGAACCCGGTGCTCGCGCAGGGCACCCCCGAGGCTCCGTCCGGGATCACCGTCGATCTGGCGCGGGAGATCGGGGCGCGGCTCGGTCTGCCGGTCGAGCTGCTCTGCTTCGACGCGGCGCGGAAGTCGTTCGAGGCGATGGCCGACGGCCGGGCGGACCTCTGTTTCCTCGCCGTGGATCCCGCGCGGGAGACGGAGGTGGCGTTCACCGCTCCGTACGTCGTCATCGAGGGGGTGTACGCCGTCCCGCGGGGCTCCGGCCTCACCACGGTCGAGGACGTGGACGCGCCCGGCGTCCGGATCGGCGTCAAGCAGGGTTCCGCGTACGACCTGTTCCTCTCCCGATCCCTCGCGCACGCGACGGTCGTACGCGGGGAGGAGGGCGTCGACACGTTCCGGGAGGAGGGGCTGGAGGCGGGTGCGGGCATCCGGCAGCCGATGACCTCGTACGTCGCACGGAATCCCGAAGTCCGCCTGATCGAGGGCCGGTTCATGGAGATCCGACAGGCGGTCGGGACGACGGTCACCCGCGCCCCGGAGACCGTCGCCTTCCTCCGCGCCACCGTCGAGGAGCTGAAGGCGAACGGCTTCGTCGCGGAGTCCCTGCGCCGGGCCGGACAGGACGAGGCCCTGCTCGCCCCGCCCGCCTGA
- a CDS encoding lysine 2,3-aminomutase, translated as MTVHTGHRLGRLIADRTGQPALAHDADVVGRVLPFRIGSHAADELIDWSRAPDDPLYRLLMPHRDLLAPADFAAVEQTLRDGDRDRLRLVVDGLRERLDPHPAGRDGGELRHPYPETLLVLPHQGPGQGRTCPSHCASCFRWPHFTGDPARGRALGGPGAMTAHLARHPEITEVVLDGGDPLLMRTELLDPYVTPLLDRPHVRTIHIRTKAVSLSPQRFLDAPDVDDLLRLLERVVASGRHLTLLLHVSHPRELHPEPTRRAVGRLLATGAVLRTRGAVLRHVNDDAGVWARLWQEQTELGLVPHRMLVERGTGVRRCFGLPLAAVVDVHGEAVRRALGPVGRGSGPVVGPVGGPVMCTERGPLAVDGIVQLRDGPAFALRALRTRGPAPAGTAAYARFDPTARWWDELIPYGPRDRILIPGEPLTPEDVVG; from the coding sequence GTGACCGTCCACACGGGTCACCGCCTCGGCCGACTCATCGCCGACCGCACCGGGCAACCCGCCCTCGCCCACGACGCCGACGTCGTCGGCCGGGTCCTGCCCTTCAGGATCGGCTCCCACGCCGCCGACGAACTCATCGACTGGTCGCGCGCCCCAGACGACCCCCTCTACCGGCTCCTCATGCCCCACCGCGACCTGCTCGCCCCCGCGGACTTCGCCGCCGTCGAGCAGACCCTCCGGGACGGCGACCGGGACCGACTGCGGCTCGTCGTCGACGGCCTGCGGGAACGGCTCGACCCCCACCCGGCCGGCCGGGACGGCGGGGAACTCCGGCACCCGTACCCGGAGACGCTGCTCGTCCTCCCCCACCAGGGCCCCGGCCAGGGCCGGACCTGCCCCAGCCACTGCGCGTCCTGCTTCCGCTGGCCCCACTTCACCGGCGACCCGGCGCGCGGGCGGGCGCTCGGCGGACCCGGAGCGATGACCGCCCACCTGGCCCGGCACCCGGAGATCACCGAGGTCGTCCTCGACGGCGGGGACCCGCTGCTGATGCGGACCGAGCTCCTCGATCCGTACGTCACGCCGCTCCTCGACCGGCCGCACGTCCGGACGATCCACATCCGCACCAAGGCCGTGTCCCTCTCCCCACAACGCTTCCTCGACGCCCCCGACGTCGACGACCTCCTCCGCCTCCTCGAACGCGTCGTCGCCTCCGGCCGCCACCTCACCCTGCTGCTGCACGTCTCCCACCCCCGGGAACTCCACCCGGAACCGACCCGCCGAGCCGTCGGCCGCCTCCTCGCGACGGGAGCGGTGCTGCGCACCCGAGGCGCCGTCCTGCGCCACGTCAACGACGACGCCGGAGTCTGGGCGCGCCTGTGGCAGGAGCAGACCGAGCTGGGCCTCGTCCCGCACCGCATGCTCGTCGAGCGCGGCACGGGCGTGCGCCGCTGCTTCGGCCTGCCGCTGGCCGCGGTCGTGGATGTCCACGGGGAGGCGGTACGGCGGGCTCTGGGGCCGGTGGGTCGGGGGAGCGGACCAGTGGTCGGCCCGGTGGGCGGCCCGGTGATGTGCACGGAGCGCGGCCCGCTCGCCGTCGACGGGATCGTCCAGCTACGGGACGGCCCCGCCTTCGCCCTTCGCGCGCTCCGGACCCGCGGCCCCGCCCCGGCCGGCACGGCGGCGTACGCCCGCTTCGACCCGACGGCGAGATGGTGGGACGAGCTCATCCCTTACGGGCCCCGGGACCGGATCCTGATCCCGGGGGAGCCGCTGACGCCGGAGGACGTGGTGGGCTGA